In Achromobacter spanius, the following proteins share a genomic window:
- a CDS encoding MFS transporter codes for MTWISPNEAAPTAAHASAPAAAPLRGSADVGALLDDGPFTSMQKWVVMLAALSIVMDGFDGQLIGFAIPMMIQEWGITREAFAPAVASGLIGMGIGSASAGLFADRYGRRMAVIVSVFVFGTATCAIGLAPDALTVAVLRFVAGLGIGGALPSSTTMTAEFTPARRRTLAVTATIVCVPLGGMLAGFFSGHVLPLYGWRASFFIGGALAIVLGFALMAALPESPRFLARRPERWNELSKLLGRMGRPMPKGVRYTDAVEQAIEKQTSKQQGGVRALFTSTYRFDTIAIWVAFFMCLTAVYSAFSWLPTMLSSEGLPLSVAGSGLTAYNLGGVIGALVCAVAMTRWGSRVPLAICCVGALGSAFLMLLVDVRQSSSLLVFGFGVHGLFVNAVQSTMYALCAYVYSTGVRATGTAGALAFGRLGAILSAFVGATVITLWGAQGYLTMLGTVMVFALIALLSVRRHFPGQRMAAPVGGVAAAGVSR; via the coding sequence ATGACCTGGATTTCCCCGAATGAGGCGGCACCGACAGCGGCACATGCATCGGCACCCGCGGCGGCGCCCTTGCGTGGCAGTGCCGACGTGGGCGCCTTGCTGGACGATGGCCCTTTCACCAGCATGCAGAAATGGGTGGTGATGCTGGCTGCCCTGTCGATCGTCATGGACGGCTTTGACGGTCAACTGATTGGCTTTGCCATTCCGATGATGATCCAGGAATGGGGCATCACGCGCGAAGCCTTCGCGCCGGCGGTGGCGTCCGGCCTGATCGGAATGGGTATCGGCAGCGCGTCTGCCGGCCTCTTCGCCGACCGCTACGGACGCCGCATGGCGGTGATTGTCAGCGTATTCGTATTCGGCACCGCCACTTGCGCGATCGGGCTGGCGCCGGACGCGCTGACTGTGGCCGTGCTGCGCTTCGTCGCCGGGCTGGGCATCGGCGGCGCGCTACCCAGTTCCACCACCATGACCGCTGAATTCACCCCGGCGCGCCGACGTACGCTGGCGGTAACCGCCACCATCGTGTGCGTGCCGCTGGGCGGCATGTTGGCGGGGTTTTTCTCGGGCCATGTATTGCCACTGTACGGCTGGCGCGCGTCGTTCTTCATCGGCGGCGCCTTGGCCATCGTGCTGGGGTTTGCGTTGATGGCCGCACTGCCGGAATCACCGCGCTTCCTGGCGCGCCGACCCGAGCGCTGGAACGAACTGAGCAAGCTGCTGGGCCGCATGGGGCGTCCCATGCCGAAAGGCGTGCGCTACACGGACGCGGTCGAGCAGGCCATTGAAAAGCAGACGTCAAAGCAGCAGGGCGGTGTGCGGGCCTTGTTCACGAGCACCTATCGCTTCGACACCATTGCCATCTGGGTGGCGTTCTTCATGTGCCTGACGGCGGTGTACAGCGCATTCAGTTGGCTGCCTACGATGCTCAGCTCGGAAGGCTTGCCGCTGTCGGTGGCGGGGTCGGGGCTGACCGCCTACAACCTGGGTGGCGTGATCGGCGCCTTGGTGTGCGCGGTGGCCATGACGCGCTGGGGCTCGCGCGTGCCGCTTGCCATCTGCTGCGTGGGTGCGCTGGGCAGCGCCTTCCTGATGTTGTTGGTGGATGTGCGGCAGAGTTCATCGCTGCTGGTGTTCGGGTTTGGCGTGCATGGGCTGTTCGTCAACGCCGTGCAGTCCACCATGTATGCGCTCTGCGCCTATGTGTATTCCACGGGCGTGCGCGCCACCGGCACCGCGGGGGCGCTGGCCTTCGGCCGCCTGGGCGCCATTCTCAGCGCGTTCGTGGGCGCCACGGTCATCACGCTGTGGGGCGCGCAGGGCTACCTGACGATGTTGGGCACGGTCATGGTGTTTGCCTTGATTGCCTTGCTGTCGGTGCGCCGCCATTTCCCCGGCCAGCGCATGGCCGCACCGGTGGGCGGCGTTGCCGCGGCGGGAGTCTCACGATGA
- a CDS encoding CinA family protein encodes MNDIERVAAFMQENGLTLVTAESCTAGLIAATLADIPGAGQLLDCAFVVYSVEAKQRCLGVPQSTLASHNLTSEAVARDMALGAARKSPANVAVANTGVTDATDDRIPSGTQCYAWVFKTGKADARPVVYTATRRFSGDRNRIRQASAEFALVGVMEHFLAMRQGTDRSR; translated from the coding sequence ATGAACGATATCGAACGAGTTGCCGCCTTCATGCAGGAAAACGGTCTGACGCTGGTGACCGCCGAGTCATGCACGGCGGGCCTCATCGCGGCCACCCTGGCCGATATCCCGGGCGCGGGCCAACTGCTGGATTGCGCCTTCGTGGTGTATTCGGTAGAAGCCAAGCAGCGCTGCCTGGGCGTGCCCCAATCGACCCTGGCCTCGCACAATCTCACCAGTGAGGCGGTCGCGCGCGACATGGCATTGGGGGCGGCGCGCAAAAGCCCGGCCAATGTGGCTGTGGCGAACACCGGGGTCACGGACGCCACGGACGACCGCATTCCCAGCGGCACGCAGTGCTACGCCTGGGTATTCAAGACCGGCAAGGCGGACGCCAGGCCCGTGGTCTACACCGCCACCCGGCGATTCTCCGGAGACCGCAACCGCATCCGCCAAGCAAGTGCCGAATTTGCGCTGGTGGGCGTGATGGAGCACTTTCTGGCGATGCGCCAAGGGACGGATCGGTCTCGATGA
- the pcaH gene encoding protocatechuate 3,4-dioxygenase subunit beta: MESSPDTVTALSPRDWKSHPPYRCDGYQSTAWRSPVLPLVPLAAALGEMRQPVYGHDCVGKRDHDLTRNARRNGEPIGERMVLAGRVLDDHGRPVPHTLIEIWQANAAGRYVHKADRHNAPLDPNFLGAGRCLTDAEGRYRFVTIKPGAYPWGNHPNAWRPQHIHLSLFGHHFASRLVTQMYFPGDPLLAYDPIYLGTPAEARSRLVADFSLDLTQAGIALGYQFDIVLRGAAQTPLEHR; encoded by the coding sequence ATGGAAAGTTCTCCGGACACCGTCACGGCTTTGTCCCCGCGTGATTGGAAAAGCCACCCGCCGTACCGCTGCGACGGCTATCAATCGACTGCCTGGCGCAGCCCGGTGCTGCCCTTGGTGCCGCTGGCGGCGGCGCTTGGCGAAATGCGCCAGCCTGTGTATGGCCACGATTGCGTCGGCAAGCGCGACCACGACCTCACGCGCAACGCGCGCCGCAACGGGGAACCCATCGGCGAACGCATGGTGCTGGCCGGGCGCGTGCTGGATGACCACGGCCGGCCCGTGCCGCACACGCTGATTGAAATCTGGCAGGCCAACGCGGCGGGACGCTATGTACACAAGGCCGATCGGCACAATGCGCCGCTGGATCCCAACTTTCTGGGCGCGGGCCGCTGCCTGACGGACGCCGAGGGGCGCTACCGATTCGTGACCATCAAGCCGGGCGCCTATCCCTGGGGTAACCACCCCAACGCATGGCGGCCCCAGCACATTCATCTGTCGCTGTTCGGCCATCACTTCGCCAGCCGGCTTGTCACCCAGATGTACTTTCCGGGCGACCCGCTGCTTGCCTATGACCCCATCTACCTGGGCACCCCCGCAGAGGCGCGTAGCAGGCTGGTTGCGGATTTCAGCCTGGACCTGACGCAAGCAGGCATTGCGCTGGGATACCAGTTCGACATCGTGCTGCGCGGGGCGGCCCAGACGCCGCTTGAACATCGCTAA
- a CDS encoding alpha/beta fold hydrolase, whose amino-acid sequence MSTITTSDGVQIFFKDWGPKSAQPLMFHHGWPLSSDDWDAQMLYFVNKGFRVIAHDRRGHGRSSQVSEGHDMDHYAADASAVAEHLDLRNAVHIGHSTGGGEVARYVAKFGQPQGRVAKAVLVSAVPPLMVKTEANPGGLPIEVFDGFRETLAANRAQFYVDVAAGPFYGFNRSGAKVSQGVIDNWWRQGMAGGALAHYQGIKAFSETDQTEDLKAITVPTLLMHGDDDQIVPIDDASRLAIKLLKNGTLKVYEGFPHGMLTTHGDIINPDLLAFIKG is encoded by the coding sequence ATGAGCACCATCACCACCTCTGACGGCGTGCAGATTTTCTTCAAGGACTGGGGTCCTAAATCGGCCCAGCCCCTGATGTTCCACCACGGCTGGCCCCTGTCCAGCGACGACTGGGACGCCCAGATGCTGTACTTCGTCAACAAGGGCTTTCGCGTCATCGCGCACGACCGCCGTGGCCATGGCCGCTCCAGCCAGGTCAGCGAAGGCCACGACATGGACCATTACGCCGCCGACGCATCGGCCGTGGCCGAACACCTGGACCTGCGTAATGCCGTCCACATCGGCCATTCCACCGGTGGCGGCGAAGTGGCCCGCTACGTGGCCAAGTTCGGCCAACCGCAGGGCCGCGTCGCCAAGGCCGTGCTGGTCAGCGCCGTGCCGCCGCTGATGGTCAAGACCGAGGCCAACCCGGGCGGCCTGCCCATCGAAGTGTTCGACGGTTTCCGCGAGACGCTGGCCGCCAACCGCGCGCAGTTCTACGTGGACGTGGCCGCCGGCCCCTTCTACGGCTTCAACCGCTCGGGCGCGAAGGTGTCGCAAGGTGTGATCGACAACTGGTGGCGCCAAGGCATGGCGGGCGGCGCCCTGGCGCATTACCAGGGCATCAAGGCCTTTTCGGAAACCGACCAGACCGAAGACCTGAAGGCCATCACCGTGCCCACACTGCTCATGCACGGTGACGACGACCAGATCGTGCCGATTGACGATGCCTCGCGCCTGGCAATCAAACTGCTGAAGAACGGCACCTTGAAGGTATATGAGGGCTTTCCGCACGGCATGCTGACGACGCACGGCGACATCATCAATCCGGACCTGCTGGCGTTCATCAAAGGCTGA
- the mdlC gene encoding benzoylformate decarboxylase translates to MTGSAFGLLDPLDAADGLAAASLPAPALTVRDAVYDLMRRVGMTSVFANPGSTELPMFRGFPDDFRYVLGLQEASVVGMADGYAQATRNASLVNLHSAAGVGNAMGNLFTAFKNRTPLVVVAGQQARGILPFDPFLSSSHAADMPRPYVKWSTEPARAQDVPLAIARAYYVAMMPPRGPVLVSVPVDDWDAPSPPLARRCVSTALRPQPEAIGRIGALLDASRRPVLVVGAAVDRDGAWNEIVALAESHSARVWAAPMSGRCSFPERHRLFAGFLPAAREGIVSRLAGHDLILVVGAPAFTYHVDGAGPHVPDGAELCLLTDDPDTAAWAPAGLAAVGSIKLCLQDLLTRPAPCMRPLPARREPCAPVEASSPMSVAFVLQTLASLRDPADIVVEEAPSARPVMQDYLPHVRSETFYTMDSGGLGYGMPAAVGVALGKPGRRVIGLIGDGSSLYSIQALWSASQHKLPITFVILNNRRYAALQDFAPAFGFGPHDKVMGTDLPGIDFVALATGLGCPGVRVSDPTRLDAVLTEALTSGGPNLVEVRVA, encoded by the coding sequence ATGACCGGATCCGCCTTTGGTTTACTGGACCCGCTGGACGCAGCCGACGGCCTGGCCGCCGCGTCGCTGCCGGCACCGGCGCTGACCGTCCGCGACGCCGTCTACGACCTGATGCGCCGCGTCGGCATGACGTCGGTTTTCGCCAACCCCGGATCCACCGAACTGCCCATGTTTCGCGGTTTTCCGGACGATTTCCGCTATGTGCTCGGCTTGCAGGAAGCCAGCGTGGTGGGCATGGCGGACGGCTATGCGCAAGCCACGCGCAACGCCTCGTTGGTCAACCTGCATTCCGCGGCGGGCGTCGGCAACGCCATGGGCAACCTCTTCACCGCCTTCAAGAACCGCACGCCCCTGGTGGTGGTGGCCGGCCAGCAGGCGCGTGGCATTCTGCCGTTCGATCCCTTTTTGTCATCAAGCCACGCGGCCGATATGCCCAGGCCTTACGTCAAATGGAGCACCGAACCCGCGCGTGCCCAAGACGTGCCCTTGGCCATCGCGCGCGCTTATTACGTCGCGATGATGCCGCCGCGCGGTCCGGTGCTGGTCTCGGTGCCGGTTGATGATTGGGACGCGCCTTCGCCACCGCTTGCACGGCGCTGTGTCAGCACCGCGCTACGCCCGCAACCCGAAGCCATCGGGCGCATCGGCGCCTTGCTGGACGCCAGCCGGCGGCCGGTGTTGGTGGTGGGCGCCGCGGTGGACCGCGATGGCGCCTGGAACGAAATCGTTGCGCTTGCGGAATCGCATAGCGCGCGTGTCTGGGCCGCCCCCATGTCGGGACGCTGCAGCTTTCCGGAACGCCATCGCCTGTTCGCCGGCTTCCTGCCCGCCGCGCGCGAAGGTATCGTCAGCCGGCTGGCCGGGCATGATCTGATCCTGGTCGTGGGAGCCCCGGCGTTCACCTATCACGTTGACGGGGCCGGGCCGCACGTGCCGGACGGCGCCGAGCTTTGTCTGTTGACGGATGATCCGGATACCGCCGCCTGGGCGCCCGCGGGCTTGGCGGCGGTAGGCAGCATCAAGCTTTGCCTGCAAGACTTGCTGACGCGGCCGGCGCCCTGCATGCGCCCCTTGCCGGCGCGGCGCGAACCCTGCGCCCCGGTCGAGGCATCGTCGCCGATGTCCGTCGCGTTCGTGCTGCAAACCCTGGCCAGCCTGCGCGACCCCGCCGACATCGTGGTGGAAGAAGCCCCCAGCGCGCGCCCGGTCATGCAGGACTATCTGCCCCACGTGCGCAGCGAAACCTTCTACACCATGGACAGCGGCGGGCTGGGCTATGGCATGCCGGCGGCCGTGGGTGTGGCGCTGGGCAAGCCCGGCCGGCGTGTCATCGGGTTGATCGGCGACGGTTCCAGCCTGTATTCGATCCAGGCGCTATGGAGCGCCAGCCAGCACAAGCTGCCTATCACCTTCGTCATCTTGAATAACCGCCGCTACGCCGCCCTGCAAGACTTCGCGCCAGCGTTCGGCTTTGGTCCGCACGACAAGGTCATGGGTACCGATCTGCCCGGCATCGATTTCGTGGCGCTTGCCACGGGGCTGGGTTGCCCCGGCGTGCGCGTATCCGACCCCACCCGCCTGGACGCGGTGCTGACCGAGGCCTTGACCAGCGGCGGCCCCAACCTGGTTGAAGTGCGGGTGGCCTGA
- the pcaG gene encoding protocatechuate 3,4-dioxygenase subunit alpha — protein MMQGQQDNFGQTPSQTVGPYFAYGLTAVQYGYDFDQPFDSVLAGDDARGARIRLQGRVLDGEGVPIPDALVEISQADGQGRCPRNIYEASAMGFLGFGRCGTGTDPGSRYTFDTVKPGPQAEGEAPHIDMILSMRGLLLHVFTRVYFDDESDANARDAVLNSVPAARRHSLVARRDVRGGNVIYRFDVHMQGPYETVFFDL, from the coding sequence ATGATGCAGGGACAGCAAGACAACTTTGGGCAGACGCCGTCGCAAACGGTGGGGCCGTATTTCGCCTATGGCCTGACGGCCGTGCAATATGGCTACGATTTCGACCAACCGTTTGACAGCGTGCTGGCCGGCGACGACGCGCGCGGCGCCCGCATCCGCTTGCAAGGCCGCGTGCTGGACGGCGAGGGCGTACCGATCCCGGACGCGCTGGTCGAGATCTCGCAGGCAGATGGGCAGGGCCGCTGTCCGCGCAACATATACGAGGCATCGGCAATGGGCTTTCTAGGATTTGGACGCTGCGGCACCGGTACGGACCCCGGCAGCCGCTATACGTTCGATACGGTCAAGCCCGGGCCGCAAGCCGAAGGCGAAGCGCCGCACATCGATATGATTCTCAGCATGCGCGGGCTGTTGCTGCACGTGTTCACGCGCGTGTACTTCGACGATGAGAGCGACGCGAATGCGCGCGATGCGGTGTTGAATTCGGTGCCCGCGGCAAGGCGCCACTCGCTGGTGGCTCGCCGGGACGTGCGCGGCGGCAACGTGATTTACCGCTTTGACGTACACATGCAGGGGCCGTACGAAACCGTGTTTTTTGATTTGTAG
- a CDS encoding ketopantoate reductase family protein: MKIAMLGAGAMGCLFGGLLSESGQDVTLLDVNDAHLDAIRAQGLRLETDGGDRRVHGLTVLRPEHYRDVPDLLILFTKSLHTDAALRSVAALLNAASADAPLRVLTLQNGLGNLEAASRHVDPARLLVGMTTWPADLAGLAHVRSHGAGKIRLLPASGEADAQARRIAGALDAAGLHCEVDANVWAAIWEKVAFNAALNGLCAVTGCAVGQLAHASDGPALARAVVAEVIAVARAAGIDADEAACQASVAYAIAHHRAHQPSMLQDVLAKRPTEIEAINGEVVSRARQAGVAVPNTTMLLGLVRLIQARQLDSR; the protein is encoded by the coding sequence ATGAAGATCGCCATGCTGGGCGCGGGCGCCATGGGGTGCCTGTTTGGGGGCTTGCTGAGTGAAAGCGGCCAGGACGTCACCTTGCTGGACGTGAATGACGCGCACCTGGACGCCATACGCGCCCAGGGCCTGCGGCTGGAAACCGATGGCGGCGATCGGCGCGTTCATGGCCTGACGGTGCTGCGGCCCGAGCACTACCGCGACGTGCCCGACCTGCTCATCCTGTTCACCAAAAGCCTGCATACCGACGCCGCTCTGCGTAGCGTGGCGGCGCTGCTGAACGCGGCGTCCGCTGACGCACCGTTGCGGGTGCTGACCTTGCAGAATGGACTGGGCAACCTGGAGGCCGCGTCGCGCCACGTGGACCCGGCACGTTTGCTGGTCGGCATGACGACGTGGCCGGCCGACCTGGCTGGCCTCGCGCATGTCAGATCGCACGGCGCGGGCAAGATCCGCCTGTTGCCGGCAAGCGGTGAAGCGGATGCCCAGGCGCGGCGCATTGCCGGCGCGCTGGACGCCGCTGGCTTGCACTGCGAAGTCGACGCCAATGTTTGGGCGGCAATCTGGGAAAAGGTGGCGTTCAACGCGGCGTTGAACGGCTTGTGCGCCGTGACCGGTTGCGCGGTGGGGCAGTTGGCCCACGCCAGCGATGGCCCGGCGCTGGCGCGGGCGGTGGTGGCGGAAGTTATCGCCGTGGCACGCGCGGCAGGCATCGACGCCGACGAAGCCGCCTGCCAGGCCAGCGTCGCGTACGCCATCGCGCATCATCGCGCGCATCAGCCGTCGATGTTGCAAGACGTCTTGGCGAAACGTCCCACCGAGATCGAAGCGATCAATGGCGAAGTCGTGTCGCGTGCGCGGCAGGCCGGTGTGGCCGTGCCGAACACCACCATGTTGCTGGGCCTGGTTCGCTTGATTCAGGCGCGTCAATTGGATTCCCGCTGA
- a CDS encoding aldehyde dehydrogenase family protein has protein sequence MHVSPMQVSLLINGEPLGARDGATFERRNPLDGSVASVAPAASVQDALAAVDAAAAAFTAWSATDPEARRALLIQASRALQDKAPVFAEAMTAETGASAGWAEFNVRLASDMLLEAAAMTTQINGEVIASDVPGNTAKALRRPAGVVLGIAPWNAAVVLAVRAIATPLACGNTVVFKGSGMCPATHGLIIRTLQEVGFPPGVVNFITNAPADAATVVEAMVAHRAVRRVSFTGSTQVGRRIAAACAHHLKPVVLGLSGKTPFVVLDDADLDAATRAAVFGAYTNAGQSCTATERIIVDQAVADDFVALLAERTAALSVNDFHQEPAVLRAVADMSIVERCNALIDDALAQGGRLVTGGKADGVLMPATLIDHVTPSMRLYREEAFGPVKGIVRVSGVDEAVACANDNEYGLSAAVFGRDVGRAIAVAGRIEAGICHVNGPTVHHEARMPFGGVKDSGIGRFDGKAGIDAFTDLRWITVQTTARDFPF, from the coding sequence ATGCACGTATCTCCCATGCAGGTATCGCTGCTGATCAACGGAGAACCGCTGGGCGCGCGGGACGGCGCCACGTTCGAACGACGCAATCCGCTGGATGGAAGCGTTGCGTCGGTGGCTCCCGCCGCCAGCGTGCAGGATGCCTTGGCCGCGGTGGATGCGGCAGCGGCGGCCTTCACCGCGTGGTCGGCGACCGACCCCGAAGCACGCCGCGCGCTGCTGATACAGGCATCGCGGGCGTTGCAGGACAAGGCCCCGGTGTTTGCTGAGGCCATGACGGCCGAGACCGGTGCGTCGGCCGGCTGGGCGGAATTCAATGTGCGGCTCGCCTCGGACATGCTGCTTGAGGCCGCCGCCATGACCACGCAGATCAATGGCGAGGTCATTGCTTCCGACGTGCCGGGCAATACGGCGAAGGCCCTGCGGCGGCCCGCCGGCGTGGTGCTGGGTATTGCACCCTGGAACGCCGCGGTGGTGTTGGCCGTGCGCGCCATCGCCACGCCGCTGGCTTGCGGCAATACCGTGGTGTTCAAGGGCAGCGGCATGTGCCCGGCCACGCATGGACTCATCATTCGCACCCTGCAAGAGGTCGGCTTCCCCCCGGGCGTTGTCAACTTCATTACGAATGCACCCGCCGACGCGGCCACCGTCGTCGAAGCCATGGTGGCGCATCGGGCCGTGCGCCGGGTCAGCTTCACCGGGTCCACGCAAGTTGGCAGGCGTATTGCCGCCGCCTGCGCCCACCACTTGAAGCCGGTCGTGCTTGGGCTAAGCGGCAAGACGCCGTTCGTCGTGCTGGACGACGCCGACCTGGACGCCGCCACGCGCGCGGCGGTGTTTGGCGCCTACACGAATGCCGGGCAAAGCTGCACGGCCACCGAACGCATCATCGTGGACCAGGCCGTGGCGGACGACTTCGTAGCCCTGCTGGCCGAGCGCACGGCGGCGCTGTCGGTGAACGATTTCCACCAGGAGCCGGCCGTGTTGCGGGCGGTTGCCGACATGAGCATCGTTGAACGCTGCAACGCCCTGATTGACGACGCGCTTGCGCAAGGCGGTCGTCTGGTCACGGGCGGCAAGGCCGACGGCGTGCTGATGCCCGCCACCTTGATCGACCACGTCACGCCCAGCATGCGGCTTTATCGCGAAGAGGCCTTCGGGCCGGTCAAGGGCATTGTGCGCGTAAGCGGGGTGGACGAAGCCGTGGCCTGCGCCAACGACAACGAATACGGCTTGTCCGCGGCGGTGTTCGGCCGCGACGTCGGGCGGGCTATCGCGGTGGCGGGCCGCATCGAAGCTGGCATCTGTCATGTCAATGGCCCCACCGTACACCACGAGGCGCGGATGCCGTTTGGCGGTGTCAAGGACAGCGGCATTGGCCGCTTCGATGGCAAGGCCGGTATCGACGCCTTTACCGACCTGCGCTGGATCACGGTGCAGACCACCGCGCGCGACTTCCCGTTTTGA
- a CDS encoding 4-hydroxybenzoate 3-monooxygenase codes for MRTQVAIIGAGPAGLMLSHLLYLQGIESVVLERRSRDAICATIRAGVLEQGTVDLMSEAGLGDRMRREGFRHEGTVLRVGGVDRRIDFVELTGGRAVMVYAQHEVIKDLVDARLATGGDLRFEVANVTLHDLASSRPTVRYGGSGDESGERQTVQADFVVGCDGTHGVSRAAIAPQSLQTVEHRYPYGWLGMLCKAPPSSDELIYALGDDGFALVSTRSLQVQRMYLQCDPRDQPEDWSDDRIWSTLRARLATRDGWQPKEGVIFDKTVVGMRSSVTEPMRHGRLFLAGDAAHVVPPTGAKGLNLAMSDVRLLSRALARFYRQDREDLLDAYSDTALRRVWRAQRFSWWMTSLLHRAPGADAFERKLQDAELDYLTRSRAACTALAENYVGLPVGPLWD; via the coding sequence ATGCGCACTCAGGTAGCGATCATAGGGGCCGGCCCGGCAGGGCTGATGTTGTCGCACTTGCTGTACTTGCAGGGCATTGAATCCGTGGTGCTGGAACGCCGCAGCCGCGATGCCATCTGCGCCACCATCCGCGCGGGGGTGCTGGAGCAGGGCACGGTGGACCTGATGTCCGAAGCAGGCTTGGGCGACCGGATGCGTCGCGAAGGCTTCCGGCACGAAGGGACCGTGTTGCGCGTGGGCGGCGTGGACCGGCGCATTGATTTTGTTGAACTGACGGGCGGCCGCGCGGTGATGGTCTATGCGCAGCACGAAGTCATCAAGGACCTGGTGGACGCGCGGCTGGCCACGGGCGGGGACCTGCGCTTTGAGGTGGCCAACGTGACCCTGCATGACCTGGCGTCGTCGCGGCCCACCGTGCGCTATGGCGGAAGCGGCGATGAAAGCGGCGAGCGTCAAACCGTGCAGGCGGATTTCGTCGTTGGCTGCGACGGCACGCATGGCGTCAGCCGCGCCGCCATCGCCCCGCAGTCGCTGCAAACGGTTGAACACCGCTATCCCTACGGGTGGCTGGGCATGTTGTGCAAGGCCCCGCCGTCATCCGACGAACTGATCTACGCCTTGGGCGACGATGGCTTCGCGCTGGTCAGCACACGATCGCTTCAGGTACAGCGCATGTATCTGCAATGCGACCCCCGCGATCAACCCGAAGACTGGTCCGATGACCGCATCTGGTCCACGCTGCGCGCCCGGCTGGCAACCCGCGATGGATGGCAGCCAAAAGAGGGCGTCATCTTTGACAAGACCGTCGTCGGCATGCGCAGCAGCGTTACCGAACCGATGCGGCACGGCCGGCTGTTCCTGGCAGGCGACGCGGCGCACGTGGTGCCGCCCACGGGGGCCAAGGGCCTGAACCTGGCGATGTCCGATGTGCGCTTGCTGTCGCGCGCCTTGGCCCGGTTCTACCGACAAGACCGCGAAGACCTGCTTGACGCCTATAGCGACACAGCCCTGCGCCGCGTCTGGCGTGCGCAGCGGTTTTCCTGGTGGATGACGTCATTGCTGCACCGCGCGCCGGGCGCTGATGCCTTTGAACGCAAGCTGCAAGACGCCGAACTTGATTACCTGACCCGTTCGCGCGCGGCTTGCACCGCGCTGGCGGAGAACTATGTGGGGCTGCCCGTCGGGCCGCTCTGGGATTGA
- a CDS encoding GreA/GreB family elongation factor translates to MNAVPQDKLITALDHARLLGMITRPATAATLPRDAVDAAQELLDSAPIIAIEEVTPDIITMRSRVRLLNDKGDEMVVTLCYPADANLAQGQVSVMSPLGLSLIGSRTGQRVTWTAPNQTEHSATIEEILYQPEAAGDTTA, encoded by the coding sequence ATGAACGCCGTGCCGCAAGACAAACTGATTACCGCCCTGGACCACGCCCGCCTGCTGGGCATGATCACGCGCCCCGCCACCGCCGCCACCTTGCCGCGCGATGCGGTCGACGCGGCGCAAGAACTGCTGGATTCGGCGCCCATCATCGCCATCGAGGAAGTCACGCCTGACATCATTACGATGCGTTCACGCGTGCGCTTGCTGAACGACAAGGGCGATGAAATGGTGGTCACGCTGTGCTATCCGGCGGACGCCAACCTGGCCCAGGGCCAGGTATCGGTCATGTCGCCGCTGGGCTTGAGCCTGATTGGTTCCCGCACGGGCCAGCGCGTCACCTGGACCGCGCCCAACCAGACCGAACACTCCGCCACCATTGAAGAAATTCTGTACCAGCCCGAAGCGGCGGGCGATACCACGGCCTGA